A region of Paraburkholderia largidicola DNA encodes the following proteins:
- the rnhA gene encoding ribonuclease HI has protein sequence MSSDLIEIFTDGACKGNPGPGGWGALLRFGAQEKELFGGEANTTNNRMELMAVIAALEALKRPCKAVVHTDSQYVQKGISEWIHGWKKKGWITAAKAPVKNADLWKRLDALTQQHELEWRWVKGHAGHPENERADALANRGVASLAQL, from the coding sequence ATGAGTTCTGATCTGATCGAAATCTTCACCGACGGCGCCTGCAAGGGCAATCCCGGTCCCGGCGGCTGGGGCGCGCTGCTGCGCTTCGGCGCGCAGGAAAAGGAACTGTTCGGCGGCGAAGCGAACACGACCAACAACCGGATGGAACTGATGGCCGTGATCGCCGCGCTCGAGGCGTTGAAGCGCCCCTGCAAGGCGGTCGTGCACACCGATTCGCAATACGTGCAGAAAGGCATCAGCGAATGGATTCACGGCTGGAAGAAAAAAGGCTGGATCACGGCCGCAAAGGCGCCCGTGAAAAACGCGGATCTCTGGAAACGGCTCGACGCACTCACGCAGCAGCATGAGCTCGAGTGGCGCTGGGTCAAGGGCCACGCGGGCCATCCTGAGAACGAACGCGCGGACGCGCTCGCCAACCGTGGCGTGGCTTCACTGGCGCAGCTCTGA
- a CDS encoding class I SAM-dependent methyltransferase translates to MSDRSIIDWPAWTTSPPGRYVLEWEQAQLDRVVSDVFGYHALQLGLPQLDALRENRMPCRGLVLDAESGASAPYTFPRGVAGGLPERHAPSGRSAVWCDLLDLPFEAQSVDLIVMPHTLEFTRDPHRLLREAERVLMPEGQLIILGFNSLSLWGARQSVGKVTGRPFVPAAHDLIAFTRLKDWIKLLGFDLERGRFGCYRPPLVGEKWLSRYEFMEAAGDRWWPIFGAVYMVTAIKRVRGMRLVGPLKVKKPVLAAGLAPAATPNTRNKAK, encoded by the coding sequence ATGTCTGACCGATCGATTATAGACTGGCCTGCCTGGACCACCTCCCCACCCGGACGCTATGTGCTGGAGTGGGAGCAGGCGCAGCTCGACCGCGTCGTGTCCGACGTATTCGGCTATCACGCGCTGCAACTGGGCCTGCCGCAACTCGACGCGCTGCGCGAAAACCGCATGCCCTGCCGCGGCCTCGTACTCGACGCCGAGAGCGGCGCGAGCGCGCCGTACACGTTTCCGCGCGGCGTCGCAGGCGGGCTGCCCGAGCGTCACGCGCCGTCCGGACGCAGCGCGGTCTGGTGCGACCTGCTCGATCTGCCGTTCGAGGCACAAAGCGTCGATCTGATCGTGATGCCGCACACGCTGGAATTCACACGCGATCCGCACCGTCTGCTACGCGAAGCCGAGCGCGTCCTGATGCCCGAAGGCCAACTGATCATTCTCGGCTTCAATTCGCTGTCGCTGTGGGGCGCGCGGCAATCGGTCGGCAAGGTCACTGGGCGGCCGTTCGTGCCCGCGGCGCATGATCTGATCGCGTTCACGCGGCTCAAAGACTGGATCAAGCTGCTCGGTTTCGACCTTGAACGCGGACGCTTCGGCTGCTATCGTCCGCCCCTCGTCGGCGAAAAATGGCTGTCGCGCTATGAGTTCATGGAAGCCGCCGGTGACCGCTGGTGGCCGATTTTCGGCGCCGTCTACATGGTCACGGCAATCAAGCGCGTGCGCGGCATGCGCCTCGTCGGTCCGTTGAAAGTCAAGAAGCCCGTGCTGGCCGCTGGCCTCGCGCCCGCCGCCACGCCCAATACCCGCAACAAGGCAAAATGA
- the gloB gene encoding hydroxyacylglutathione hydrolase, translating into MNSLEYVPVPAFDDNYIWVVSDGHHAVVVDPGDAAPVKAYLAKRGWRLSAILLTHHHADHVGGVADLLDGQVVPVYGPAGEAIPYLTTRLKQGDEVHIAAPALNFSILDVPGHTSGHIAFFQAADPRGTPHVFCGDTLFACGCGRLFEGTPAQMLDSLDALAGLPGETEVHCAHEYTLSNIRFALACEPDNAKLQAWRDEATNLRARHVPTLPTTIAHERAVNPFLRAGEPSVQATLAEQLHESVPDRLAAFTLMREWKNRFH; encoded by the coding sequence ATGAATTCGCTCGAGTACGTACCAGTCCCGGCGTTTGATGACAATTACATCTGGGTCGTGTCGGACGGCCATCATGCCGTCGTCGTCGATCCGGGCGACGCCGCCCCGGTGAAGGCTTATCTGGCAAAACGGGGATGGCGGCTGAGCGCTATTTTACTCACGCACCATCATGCCGACCACGTCGGCGGAGTGGCCGATCTGCTGGATGGCCAGGTTGTGCCCGTCTACGGCCCCGCCGGAGAAGCGATTCCGTACCTGACGACACGCCTCAAACAGGGCGACGAGGTGCATATCGCGGCGCCCGCGCTCAATTTCAGCATTCTCGACGTGCCCGGCCACACGAGCGGCCACATCGCGTTTTTCCAGGCAGCCGATCCGCGCGGCACACCGCATGTGTTCTGCGGCGACACGCTGTTCGCCTGCGGTTGCGGCCGGCTGTTCGAAGGGACGCCGGCGCAGATGCTGGACTCGCTCGACGCGCTCGCCGGATTGCCGGGCGAGACGGAAGTGCACTGCGCGCACGAATACACGCTGTCGAATATCCGCTTCGCGCTGGCGTGCGAGCCGGACAACGCAAAGCTGCAAGCCTGGCGCGACGAGGCGACGAATTTGCGCGCGCGCCATGTGCCGACGCTGCCCACCACGATCGCCCACGAGCGCGCCGTCAACCCGTTCCTGCGCGCGGGTGAGCCGTCCGTTCAGGCGACGCTCGCCGAGCAGTTGCATGAATCGGTGCCGGATCGGTTGGCCGCTTTCACGCTGATGCGCGAATGGAAGAACAGGTTCCACTGA
- a CDS encoding transglycosylase SLT domain-containing protein, with the protein MRFIFSALLVLTLAACASQGPATNSLSTASDPASQQAVADALRKTATAKETINVDQGSVDQLTSADSDLWGRIRRGFQMPDLQTDLVDMQVNWYAQRPDYVQRMTERSQKYLYHIVEELEARHMPTELALLPFIESAYNPQALSVAKAAGMWQFVPGTGRTYNLKQNMWQDERRDVLASTSAALDYLSRLHDMFGDWYLALAAYNWGEGNVQRAIARNEAAGLPTDYQSLRMPMETRNYVPKLQAVKNIVMNPQVYGLTLPSIPNHPYFVTVTTSHDIDVDTAAKLANMTPDEFRSLNPSFKKPVILGATQPQILLPFDNASAFERNLKSYTGSLSSWTTYTVTERSRPAAIAEKIGVDADTLMAVNKIPAGMRLKPGSTIVVPRADDDDEDISADVAEGAVLAMEPDVPDTRKMLIRVRRKQSMAMIADRYDVSIGQLKAWNRTKRDLVMPGQVVVLHVPVGKAMPSEPGPQKLATVPVGGGVEKASAQVADTRSESRYDKKRSRGQTGVVKVSEPVAKPAAAKGKVTKVSTEAAGKASKADTGSRHKVSANAKKGK; encoded by the coding sequence ATGAGATTCATCTTTAGCGCGTTGTTGGTCCTGACGCTCGCGGCATGTGCGAGTCAAGGACCAGCAACGAACAGCCTTTCCACTGCTTCCGATCCCGCCAGCCAGCAAGCCGTTGCCGACGCCCTTCGCAAGACTGCCACCGCCAAAGAAACGATCAACGTCGACCAGGGTTCCGTCGACCAGTTGACGAGCGCGGACAGCGATCTCTGGGGCCGTATCCGCCGTGGTTTTCAGATGCCCGACCTGCAGACCGACCTCGTCGACATGCAGGTCAACTGGTATGCGCAGCGCCCGGACTACGTCCAGCGCATGACCGAACGGTCGCAGAAGTACCTGTATCACATCGTCGAAGAACTGGAAGCGCGCCATATGCCGACTGAGCTGGCGCTCCTGCCGTTCATCGAATCCGCGTACAACCCGCAGGCGCTGTCGGTCGCGAAGGCGGCGGGCATGTGGCAGTTCGTGCCGGGCACGGGTCGCACGTACAACCTCAAGCAGAACATGTGGCAGGACGAGCGCCGCGACGTGCTCGCGTCCACCAGCGCTGCACTCGACTATCTGTCGCGTCTGCACGATATGTTCGGCGACTGGTATCTGGCGCTCGCCGCGTATAACTGGGGCGAGGGGAACGTGCAGCGCGCGATCGCGCGCAACGAAGCGGCTGGCTTGCCGACGGACTACCAGAGCCTGCGCATGCCGATGGAAACGCGCAATTACGTGCCGAAGCTGCAGGCCGTCAAGAACATCGTGATGAACCCGCAGGTCTACGGGCTCACGCTGCCGTCCATTCCGAACCACCCGTACTTCGTGACGGTGACGACTTCGCACGATATCGACGTCGATACCGCGGCCAAGCTCGCGAACATGACGCCGGACGAATTCCGTTCGCTGAACCCGTCGTTCAAGAAGCCGGTGATTCTCGGCGCCACGCAGCCGCAGATCCTCCTGCCGTTCGATAACGCCAGCGCATTCGAGCGCAATCTGAAGTCGTACACGGGTTCGCTGTCCTCGTGGACGACCTACACGGTCACCGAACGCTCTCGCCCGGCTGCGATTGCCGAAAAGATAGGCGTCGATGCCGACACGCTGATGGCCGTCAACAAGATTCCGGCGGGCATGCGCCTGAAGCCCGGCTCGACGATCGTCGTGCCGCGCGCCGATGACGACGACGAAGACATCAGCGCCGATGTCGCCGAAGGCGCCGTGCTCGCGATGGAGCCGGACGTGCCCGACACGCGCAAGATGCTGATCCGCGTGCGCCGCAAGCAGTCGATGGCGATGATCGCCGACCGTTACGACGTGTCGATCGGTCAGTTGAAGGCGTGGAACCGGACGAAGCGTGATCTCGTCATGCCGGGCCAGGTGGTCGTGTTGCACGTTCCTGTCGGCAAGGCGATGCCGAGCGAGCCGGGTCCGCAGAAACTGGCGACGGTGCCCGTCGGCGGCGGCGTCGAGAAGGCCAGCGCCCAGGTCGCAGACACCCGGTCCGAATCGCGCTACGATAAGAAGCGAAGCCGCGGTCAGACTGGTGTGGTGAAGGTGTCGGAACCGGTTGCGAAGCCTGCTGCCGCAAAAGGCAAGGTGACGAAGGTTTCGACGGAAGCGGCTGGCAAGGCGTCGAAGGCCGATACGGGTAGCCGCCATAAGGTCTCGGCCAACGCGAAGAAGGGCAAGTAA
- a CDS encoding MFS transporter, producing the protein MFSTPLRVFLLFSAGYFVSYVFRGVNLGFAPLITHELGLTAADLGLLTSLYFLGFAGAQLPAGVLLDHYGARRVTAGMLLFAAAGIGVFGAAHGVVAMMAGRLLIGVGVSVCLGGAFKALAQHFPAARLPLINGLVMAVGGLGGVVVGSPLTWLLTFASWRAVCFGLVVLTIVVAAMLWAFAPETKETHHQASLVSQFKGTWHILRSAAFWKIASFSVVTQGVFYAMQSLWVGAWLRDVSGFQSHEAAAFVSVLGFAMMAGCVGFGAAARSMERRGLSLYAFCGVGMALFVITQLLIMLRAPLPAGLLWAAYGIFGGVGILSYAVLARHFPPHLIGRANTTLTLIIFLLIFGFQIGVGAVLSRWTPVDGHYPPVAHLTAWGILVALQLASAIWYVLPSRVLAKSPARVHAEHQP; encoded by the coding sequence ATGTTTTCGACGCCCCTTCGTGTTTTTCTCCTGTTTTCCGCCGGTTACTTCGTCTCGTACGTGTTTCGTGGTGTGAATCTCGGTTTTGCGCCGTTGATTACGCACGAACTCGGGCTGACGGCCGCCGATCTCGGCCTGCTGACTAGCCTTTATTTCCTCGGCTTCGCAGGCGCGCAACTGCCTGCCGGCGTCCTGCTCGATCACTACGGCGCGCGTCGCGTGACGGCGGGGATGCTGCTGTTCGCCGCGGCAGGCATCGGCGTGTTCGGCGCGGCGCACGGCGTCGTGGCGATGATGGCGGGTCGGCTGTTGATCGGCGTCGGCGTCTCGGTGTGTCTGGGCGGCGCGTTCAAGGCGCTGGCGCAGCATTTTCCGGCGGCGCGGCTGCCGCTGATCAATGGGCTCGTGATGGCCGTCGGCGGTCTGGGTGGGGTCGTGGTCGGGTCGCCGTTGACCTGGCTGCTGACTTTTGCGAGCTGGCGTGCAGTCTGTTTTGGACTCGTCGTTCTCACGATCGTCGTCGCGGCGATGCTATGGGCGTTCGCGCCCGAAACGAAGGAAACACACCATCAGGCCAGCCTCGTCAGCCAGTTCAAGGGTACGTGGCATATCCTGCGCAGCGCGGCGTTCTGGAAGATCGCGTCGTTCTCGGTCGTCACGCAAGGCGTGTTCTACGCCATGCAGTCGCTGTGGGTGGGCGCCTGGTTGCGCGACGTCTCCGGTTTCCAGTCACATGAAGCCGCTGCGTTCGTCTCGGTGCTGGGTTTCGCGATGATGGCAGGCTGTGTCGGCTTCGGCGCGGCGGCGCGCAGCATGGAGCGGCGCGGGCTGTCGCTATATGCGTTTTGCGGCGTCGGCATGGCGCTTTTCGTCATCACGCAGCTTCTGATCATGTTGCGTGCGCCGCTTCCCGCAGGATTGTTGTGGGCGGCTTACGGGATTTTCGGTGGCGTAGGCATTCTGAGTTACGCGGTGCTCGCGCGCCATTTCCCGCCGCATCTGATCGGACGCGCGAATACGACGCTGACGCTGATCATTTTTCTGTTGATCTTCGGCTTCCAGATTGGCGTGGGCGCGGTGCTGTCGCGCTGGACGCCCGTCGACGGACACTATCCGCCCGTCGCGCACCTCACCGCGTGGGGCATTCTCGTTGCGCTGCAACTGGCGAGCGCCATCTGGTACGTGCTGCCGAGCCGAGTGCTGGCCAAAAGTCCGGCGCGCGTGCACGCAGAACATCAACCGTAA
- the carA gene encoding glutamine-hydrolyzing carbamoyl-phosphate synthase small subunit: MLPSFSPALLALADGTVFRGYSIGAPGHTIGEVVFNTAITGYQEILTDPSYARQIVTLTYPHIGNVGVNAEDVEATKVHAAGLIIRDLPVLASNFRMERTLPDYLKAEGVVAIAGIDTRKLTRVLRDKGAQNGAILAGSDDEAKAIELARSFPGLAGMDLAKVVSTQKPYEWKQTEWRLGSGYGMQNTPRYRVVAFDFGVKYNILRMLAERGCQVTVLPAQATAADALALNPDGIFLSNGPGDPEPCDYAIAATREFIERGIPTFGICLGHQIMGLAVGAKTMKMKTGHHGANHPVKDLDDGRVVITSQNHGFAVDADTLPANAKVTHVSLFDGTLQGFALTDKPAFCFQGHPEASPGPHDIAYLFDRFTALMDTAKGNKSAAA, encoded by the coding sequence GTGTTGCCGTCATTTTCTCCCGCTCTGCTCGCGCTCGCCGACGGCACGGTCTTTCGTGGTTACTCGATCGGCGCGCCCGGTCATACGATCGGTGAAGTCGTCTTCAACACGGCCATCACCGGCTATCAGGAAATCCTGACCGACCCCAGCTACGCGCGCCAGATCGTCACGCTGACGTATCCGCACATCGGTAATGTCGGTGTGAACGCCGAAGATGTCGAAGCCACGAAAGTCCATGCCGCCGGCCTGATCATCCGTGATCTGCCTGTCCTCGCGTCGAACTTCCGCATGGAGCGCACGCTCCCGGATTACCTGAAAGCGGAAGGCGTCGTCGCGATCGCCGGTATCGACACCCGCAAGCTCACGCGTGTGCTGCGCGACAAGGGCGCGCAAAACGGCGCGATTCTCGCAGGCTCTGATGACGAAGCGAAGGCAATCGAACTCGCGCGCTCGTTCCCCGGCCTCGCAGGCATGGACCTCGCAAAGGTCGTGTCGACGCAAAAGCCCTACGAATGGAAGCAGACGGAATGGCGTCTGGGTAGCGGCTACGGCATGCAGAACACGCCGCGCTACCGCGTCGTCGCGTTCGACTTCGGCGTGAAGTACAACATCCTGCGCATGCTCGCGGAACGCGGCTGCCAGGTCACCGTGCTGCCGGCGCAAGCGACGGCCGCTGACGCGCTGGCGCTGAATCCGGACGGTATCTTCCTGTCGAACGGCCCTGGCGACCCGGAACCGTGCGATTACGCGATCGCCGCAACGCGCGAATTCATCGAGCGCGGCATTCCGACGTTCGGCATCTGTCTGGGCCATCAGATCATGGGTCTCGCCGTCGGCGCGAAGACCATGAAGATGAAGACGGGCCACCACGGCGCGAATCATCCCGTGAAGGACCTCGACGACGGCCGAGTCGTCATCACGTCGCAGAACCACGGCTTCGCGGTCGACGCCGACACGCTGCCCGCCAACGCGAAGGTGACGCACGTGTCGCTATTCGACGGCACGCTGCAAGGCTTCGCGCTGACCGACAAGCCGGCATTCTGCTTCCAGGGTCACCCGGAGGCGTCGCCCGGTCCGCACGACATCGCCTATCTGTTCGACCGCTTCACCGCGTTGATGGACACGGCGAAGGGCAACAAGTCGGCAGCGGCGTAA
- the carB gene encoding carbamoyl-phosphate synthase large subunit, translated as MPKRTDIKSILIIGAGPIIIGQACEFDYSGAQACKALREEGYKVILVNSNPATIMTDPNTADVTYIEPITWEVVERIIAKERPDAILPTMGGQTALNCALDLHHHGVLEKYKVELIGASPEAIDKAEDRQKFKDAMTKIGLGSAKSGIAHSMEEALQVQAEIAAFTGGSGYPIVIRPSFTLGGSGGGIAYNREEFEEICKRGLDLSPTRELLIEESLLGWKEYEMEVVRDKKDNCIIVCSIENLDPMGIHTGDSITVAPAQTLTDKEYQILRNASLAVLREIGVDTGGSNVQFSINPVDGRMIVIEMNPRVSRSSALASKATGFPIAKVAAKLAVGYTLDELKNEITGGQTPASFEPTIDYVVTKIPRFAFEKFREADPRLTTQMKSVGEVMAIGRTFQESFQKALRGLEVGVDGLDEKTTSRDEVIREIGEAGPDRIWYVGDAFRLGLTQQEIFEETAIDPWFLAQIEEIIRKEKALEGRTLASLTKEELTYLKQSGFSDRRLAKLLGATGADVRKRRIELNVRPVYKRVDTCAAEFATKTAYMYSTYEEECEANPTNNKKIMVLGGGPNRIGQGIEFDYCCVHAALAMREDGYETIMVNCNPETVSTDYDTSDRLYFEPLTLEDVLEIVDKEKPLGVIVQYGGQTPLKLALDLEANGVPIVGTSPDMIDAAEDRERFQKLLQDLGLRQPPNRTARAEDEALKLADEIGYPLVVRPSYVLGGRAMEIVHEPRDLERYMREAVKVSNDSPVLLDRFLNDAIECDVDCISDGDTVFIGGVMEHIEQAGVHSGDSACSLPPYSLSKETVAELKRQTGAMAKALNVVGLMNVQFAIQQVPQADGSKLDVIYVLEVNPRASRTVPYVSKATSLPLAKIAARAMVGQKLAQQGVTKEVIPPYFSVKEAVFPFVKFPTVDPVLGPEMRSTGEVMGVGQTFGEALFKSQLAAGSRLPETGTVLLTVMDADKPKAVEVARMLHELGYPLVATKGTAAAIEAAGVPVKVVNKVKDGRPHIVDMIKNGEIALVFTTVDETRAAIADSRSIRMSAQANKVTYYTTMSGARAAVEGLRYLKDLEVYDLQGLHARLN; from the coding sequence ATGCCCAAGCGGACAGACATCAAGAGCATCCTCATTATCGGCGCGGGTCCGATCATCATCGGCCAGGCGTGCGAGTTCGACTACTCGGGCGCGCAGGCGTGCAAGGCGCTGCGTGAGGAAGGCTACAAGGTCATTCTCGTCAACAGCAATCCGGCGACGATCATGACCGACCCGAATACGGCCGACGTCACCTACATCGAGCCGATCACGTGGGAAGTGGTCGAGCGCATCATCGCGAAGGAGCGCCCGGACGCGATCCTGCCGACGATGGGCGGCCAGACCGCGCTGAATTGCGCGCTCGATCTGCATCACCACGGCGTGCTGGAGAAGTACAAGGTCGAACTGATCGGCGCATCGCCGGAAGCGATCGACAAGGCCGAAGACCGTCAGAAGTTCAAGGACGCGATGACGAAGATCGGGCTCGGCTCGGCGAAGTCGGGCATCGCGCATTCGATGGAAGAAGCGTTGCAGGTGCAAGCGGAAATCGCGGCGTTCACGGGCGGCAGCGGTTACCCGATCGTGATCCGTCCGTCGTTCACGCTCGGCGGCTCGGGCGGCGGCATTGCGTACAACCGCGAAGAATTCGAAGAGATCTGCAAGCGCGGTCTCGACCTCTCGCCGACGCGTGAACTGCTGATCGAAGAATCGCTGCTCGGCTGGAAAGAGTACGAGATGGAAGTGGTCCGCGATAAAAAGGACAACTGCATCATCGTTTGCTCGATCGAAAACCTCGACCCGATGGGCATCCACACGGGCGACTCGATCACCGTCGCGCCGGCGCAGACGCTCACCGACAAGGAATATCAGATCCTGCGTAATGCATCGCTCGCGGTGCTGCGCGAGATCGGCGTCGATACGGGCGGATCGAACGTGCAGTTCTCGATCAATCCCGTCGACGGCCGGATGATCGTGATCGAAATGAACCCGCGCGTGTCGCGTTCGTCGGCGTTGGCTTCGAAGGCAACGGGCTTCCCGATCGCGAAGGTCGCGGCGAAGCTCGCCGTCGGCTATACGCTGGACGAACTGAAGAACGAAATCACGGGCGGTCAGACGCCGGCATCGTTCGAACCGACCATCGATTACGTCGTCACCAAGATCCCGCGTTTCGCGTTCGAAAAATTCCGCGAAGCCGATCCGCGTCTGACGACGCAGATGAAGTCGGTCGGCGAAGTGATGGCGATCGGCCGCACGTTCCAGGAGTCGTTCCAGAAGGCGCTGCGCGGTCTGGAAGTCGGCGTCGACGGTCTGGATGAAAAGACCACGAGCCGCGACGAAGTAATCCGCGAGATCGGCGAAGCCGGCCCGGACCGCATCTGGTACGTCGGCGACGCGTTCCGCCTCGGCCTGACGCAACAGGAAATCTTCGAGGAAACCGCAATCGACCCGTGGTTCCTCGCGCAGATCGAAGAGATCATCCGCAAGGAGAAGGCGCTCGAAGGCCGGACGCTCGCGAGCCTCACGAAGGAAGAGTTGACGTATCTGAAGCAGAGCGGCTTCTCGGATCGCCGCCTCGCGAAGTTGCTCGGCGCGACGGGCGCGGATGTGCGCAAGCGCCGTATCGAACTGAACGTGCGCCCCGTGTACAAGCGCGTCGATACCTGTGCGGCCGAGTTCGCGACGAAGACGGCGTACATGTACTCGACGTACGAAGAAGAGTGCGAAGCGAACCCGACGAACAACAAGAAGATCATGGTGCTGGGCGGCGGCCCGAACCGGATCGGCCAGGGCATCGAGTTCGACTACTGCTGCGTGCACGCCGCGCTCGCGATGCGCGAAGACGGCTACGAAACGATCATGGTCAATTGCAACCCTGAAACCGTTTCGACCGACTACGACACGTCGGACCGTCTGTACTTCGAGCCGCTGACGCTCGAAGACGTGCTCGAAATCGTCGACAAGGAAAAGCCGCTCGGCGTGATCGTTCAGTACGGCGGCCAGACGCCGCTGAAACTCGCGCTCGATCTCGAGGCGAATGGCGTGCCCATCGTCGGCACGTCGCCGGACATGATCGACGCTGCAGAAGACCGCGAGCGTTTCCAGAAGCTGCTGCAGGACCTCGGCCTGCGTCAGCCGCCGAACCGCACGGCACGCGCCGAAGACGAAGCGCTGAAGCTCGCCGACGAAATCGGCTATCCGCTCGTCGTGCGTCCTTCGTACGTGCTGGGTGGCCGTGCGATGGAAATCGTCCACGAGCCGCGCGACCTCGAGCGCTATATGCGCGAGGCCGTGAAGGTGTCGAACGATTCGCCCGTGCTGCTCGACCGCTTCCTGAACGACGCGATCGAATGCGATGTGGATTGCATCTCGGACGGCGACACGGTGTTCATTGGCGGCGTGATGGAGCACATCGAACAGGCAGGCGTCCACTCAGGCGATTCGGCTTGCTCGCTGCCGCCGTATTCGCTGTCGAAGGAAACCGTCGCTGAACTCAAGCGCCAGACGGGCGCGATGGCAAAGGCGCTGAACGTGGTCGGTCTGATGAACGTGCAGTTCGCGATTCAGCAGGTGCCGCAGGCGGATGGCTCGAAGCTCGACGTCATCTACGTGCTCGAAGTGAACCCGCGTGCTTCGCGTACGGTGCCGTACGTGTCGAAGGCGACCAGCCTGCCGCTCGCAAAGATCGCAGCGCGCGCGATGGTCGGCCAGAAGCTCGCGCAGCAGGGCGTGACGAAGGAAGTGATTCCGCCGTACTTCAGCGTGAAGGAAGCCGTGTTCCCGTTCGTCAAGTTCCCGACGGTCGACCCGGTGCTCGGACCGGAAATGCGTTCGACGGGCGAAGTGATGGGCGTGGGTCAAACCTTCGGCGAGGCGTTGTTCAAGTCGCAGCTCGCGGCGGGTTCGCGTTTGCCGGAGACGGGCACCGTGCTGCTGACCGTGATGGACGCCGACAAGCCGAAGGCTGTCGAAGTCGCGCGGATGCTGCATGAGCTGGGCTATCCGCTCGTCGCGACGAAGGGCACGGCTGCGGCGATCGAAGCGGCCGGCGTGCCGGTGAAGGTCGTCAACAAGGTGAAGGACGGCCGTCCGCACATCGTCGACATGATCAAGAACGGCGAAATCGCACTCGTCTTCACGACCGTCGACGAAACGCGCGCAGCGATCGCCGATTCGCGTTCGATCCGCATGAGCGCGCAGGCGAACAAGGTCACGTACTACACGACGATGTCGGGCGCGCGTGCCGCCGTTGAAGGCTTGCGTTATCTGAAGGATCTGGAAGTCTATGATTTACAAGGACTCCACGCTCGCCTAAACTAA
- the greA gene encoding transcription elongation factor GreA, with protein sequence MSTIPLTKRGADQLRDELQRLKSVERPSVINSIAEARAQGDLSENAEYDAAKEKQGFIEGRIADIESKLAAAQIIDPAALDAEGRVVFAATVDLEDLDSGASVTYQIVGDDEADLERGLISVSSPIARALIGKTEGDVASVQAPGGVREYEIIAVRYI encoded by the coding sequence ATGAGCACTATTCCATTGACGAAGCGCGGCGCAGACCAACTGCGCGACGAATTGCAGCGCCTGAAATCGGTTGAGCGTCCGTCCGTCATCAATTCGATCGCGGAAGCGCGTGCCCAGGGCGATCTGTCGGAAAACGCCGAGTACGACGCTGCGAAAGAGAAGCAGGGCTTTATCGAAGGCCGCATTGCTGACATCGAATCGAAGCTGGCGGCCGCGCAAATCATCGATCCGGCCGCGCTCGACGCGGAAGGCCGCGTCGTGTTCGCCGCGACGGTCGATCTGGAAGATCTCGATTCGGGTGCTTCGGTTACCTATCAAATCGTCGGCGACGACGAAGCCGATCTCGAGCGCGGTCTCATCTCCGTCAGCTCGCCGATCGCGCGCGCGCTGATCGGCAAGACGGAAGGCGATGTCGCGTCGGTGCAGGCACCGGGCGGCGTGCGCGAGTACGAAATCATCGCGGTCCGTTACATCTGA
- a CDS encoding DUF4149 domain-containing protein: protein MPHRLFRLLTVIWVGSLLTIGYAVAPVLFTSLDRMTAGAVAAQLFRIEGVIGVVCGVLLLALCNVLVRRGGDAYRRLRWLIAGMLVCVLVGYFALQPFMNALRIAAQEAGTDVGHSVYASRFGMLHGVSSVFYLIESLLGIVLAWKLPAGTGIGGAERGAGRVAGRTAG, encoded by the coding sequence ATGCCGCATCGCCTGTTCCGCCTGTTGACGGTCATCTGGGTCGGCAGCCTGCTGACCATTGGCTACGCCGTGGCGCCCGTGCTGTTCACGTCGCTCGACCGGATGACGGCGGGCGCGGTGGCGGCACAGCTGTTTCGCATCGAAGGCGTGATCGGCGTGGTATGCGGCGTGCTGTTGCTCGCGCTGTGCAATGTGCTGGTCCGGCGCGGGGGCGACGCGTATCGGCGTCTGCGCTGGCTGATCGCCGGCATGCTGGTGTGCGTGCTGGTCGGCTACTTCGCGCTGCAGCCGTTCATGAATGCGCTGCGCATCGCCGCGCAGGAAGCGGGCACAGATGTCGGCCACTCCGTTTATGCAAGCCGCTTTGGCATGCTGCACGGCGTGTCGAGCGTGTTCTATCTGATCGAAAGCCTGTTGGGTATCGTGCTCGCCTGGAAGCTGCCGGCGGGAACGGGTATTGGCGGCGCGGAGCGGGGCGCGGGACGCGTCGCTGGCCGGACTGCCGGATAG